The DNA window GATACATCGTTACTATTGCTCCTACAcaattaaaattcattcaaatacaGGTAAAAGTATAATTGAATCAAAGATGCAGAGTGGGTCGtaattgatatttcattgaaaaattATTGCAACCAAAGCTTGAAAAGGAGGTTGTAACATGAACAATTTCAGAAAAAGAATACTAAATTCCCCCATAAAGCCAATCAAGCTACACTACACCACCTACCTGACCttataaacatacaaatgtgtttattttactGTGACGACTCATAATGTTTGTACTTTAATTTCAAAGTTGTGTGATCACAAAGCCAGCACCAAATATTTACCAAGGTCCTATGACTTTGCTTAGAAAGGCAATTTTTCGgtcattttattttgcaattATCAAGTACGGTCATAAATGGATTTGATTTCTTTCAATAAAATTATTCACTTTTTAAACTTAAAATTGAGTTAATACAACAATTAATATTAACTCTCTCTATGCAGGTATGAAATTATAAATGCTATCATACTGTATGAAGACTGCTCAAATTTCCAAATATTACTGACAGAAACCAAATAAATTGCTTCGTACATTTAACAGACACTCAgaataaaaattataaaaaacaaTTTGGACCACAACAAAGATACATTCTTTTCTGACCCATAAGGCCaattttatttccaatatttacatcaaGACTGTGGTTGTACATGGCATACATAGCTTGGATAAAGATTATGACACAAAGGGTATCTATCCCACCTTCAAGGACTTACTTTAGACTTTTGTATTTCATATAAAAACAGGTGCTGACAAAGTTTATTTAGAAGagaaatcaacatttattcTTTTTATTGCATTCCCTCCTtctgaacaatattgaatattaacTTTCAACAGTCAACATGCAATCcacactgagcatgctcagatgcaaatgACTGTGGGATGGATTGTCATACCTAATCCGGGATAATCAGAAGGGTGGTCCTCTTGCctggtctgggtaaccaagactgtGGTAACAAAATATGTGACAAGATTGGTTACAACCGTGATTGATGTTGATCAATGGCAGGCCAAGTTTCCCATAATGCAAAATTTCAAGATGGTGgatttgtaaatttactattacTGACAGAAACTGGTATTTCCTCGTCCAAAAATTATGATCACGGCATCATTTCTTGGTACAGTCTACCTCTTGTTACACACATATCAGTATATAGGCTCGCATGTCATCATAATAACTTAAGGTTAGAGAGAGACGATTCTTTTAATTCTTAGGACTACATAGCCATATTACATCATTCAATATCCTGACATTATCTACAAATCTATTGTTTCATCTCCCCATGTAAATGGACAAAATAGGATACTCTTAAAATCTTCAATCAAATTCAATGCCTGAGTTCCATTATCTTTGAAGAAATTGAGTAGAATGGTATTACATAGAAAAATGATTGCTGTGAATTCAATGTAATATCTTATAGAATTCAcacatcatttcattttcattctcTTCTGTTTGCAATATCAGTGTCAACACAGATTTTACTATCAAAATTGCTCCAGTTTAAATAGTTCCTTGTAAGAGATTTCTGTCATCAAATCTCTACACTTTGGCAAAGTCTGATTATTCTAAGAACTCCATCTTCTTTGAGTAATTTTTAAGGATGGCAAAAAAGACTTGAATTCTTGGAGTACTTTGTAACCATTCCTTCATGTCCAGCGTTCAAAGTTCATAATAGTTTATGTTGTATgactttacaatgttgtcatgacaactaaATCCTTAGCGCAACTTCAAGTACAAAACAGCACCCAGTATTCCCAATTCTAAAAGTATGATCATTCCGAGTAGAAGTTTGTTTGTCATTAACCTGTAATAACAGAACATAACATTagacaacataaaacacatgttatatttttaacCTGAAACAGAACATAACATCAGACAATGTAaaacacatatattttttatcgCTGCATAGGCTATAGATGTACAAGCCTTCAAATCTGCACTGAATGCTACCAATACTAGGGTTCCATAGTACTTTGTTTGTATTGCTCCACACATGACCCTTGAGTCTTTGATGGTAACCAGTATTGGTGCTTGTATGTCaatgatacagatacagatacaaattatacagacacagacagacagtcacagacacatacacagatacagatacagacacagatacagacacagacacagacacagctacagatacagagacacagtcacagacacagacacagacacagacacagacacagacacagatacagacagatacagatacagacacagctacagatacagagacacacagagtcacagacacagacacagacagacacagacacagatacagacacagacacagacacagatacagacagatacagatacagatacagatacagagacacacagagtcacagacacagacacagacacagacacagatacagacagatacagatacagataggCCAATTTGTGACATTGTGTTAATCTGTAACAGCTACAACAGAAAATGCTCACCAGAAgattgtatacatttatattgtaaGCCACTTTTTGGGGAAGTTGAGTTTTCTGTTTTACATGCTAGGCAAAAACACTATTACGATAACCGTTTATTTGCCATAGAAAGAATGAATTTGTCACAGTAtgccatacatatacagaaattgACAAACTAGAGAAATTGCACAACACATCTGTATAGAGTACAATTGAGAGTTCTATGGCCAGAAAACAGGGAAAAGCTAAAGTGTAGCTTTGAAAAAATATGTTTCCCGAGTTTGGAACTTTACAATTCGTAGTACAATGAGAAATAATGAGGGCTTTCTAAAAGaagaatgtaaaatatcaatacaattgTTCTACAGTAACTATGAAGTACggaataattacaaaataccgtatttacacaagaaaaaaaaattagttcaGTTAAAAGATATAAAACAGGTGGAAGGAAACATATaataaaactatacatatactttggAATGTTGCAACATCTGGTATAGTTTGATGCATCCCAAAATTTGATAAGACTGGTAATGTCTACAAAACATACCAggattgtgattttttttttataaacatatTATTGTCTACATCATACATGATAGTTTCTATATTCTAGCATGTAATGAGGAAACTAGTGTATAGAGTCAACATACCTCCTTCCCATggaattcaatatttttctacTGCGACTGAGATCCTGGTCCATACCATGTACCTGTAAAATCACACAAATAAACTTTTTTATTCTACTAATACAACTTTCTCAAATCAAGTAgtcacaaaatatgtacaattcAATTACTCAGGAAGACCCTCACATAAAACATAAAGTATTGAACTCCTGTCTGAGATCAATGTTCTTACATGTAGTAGTTGTTCTCCTTCTTCctctttcatttatatttctATTCTTTGCTCTTTTATGTACCTTGTTCCTCTCCTGGCAGTCAAATGTCACGGAATATTATTGTACTAATGTTGAAAGTACATTCTTTGCTAACTGCAATACCATTTCTTTTCTTTACAACTTGTTCCCCTAACTCGCCTGTCATTCTACCTACCCTGTCCCTTGTCCTAACAAGTTGTTCTTTTTGTTCCCCTAACTCATCTATTATTTCTATTCCCACAGCATCTGTTTCTGCAGCCACTCTGTGTGATCTCTCAATGCTTTCTGATGCTCTGCCAAGAGTTTCGGTCCCTTGTAGAAGTCTAGCTCTCTGTGACGCTTGTATTGCCTGAAAGAAAGAATACAAGcaaattgtaaatgtacaaaaaaaaaagaagtgtaTTCCAGCTATAGAAATCAAAGTCATCTGTGATGATGTCTTTGAAATGTTACTATTTAGGAGGAGAGCTTGTGGCAATGGCTAGATAATTTGAGAATTTTAATTATGTTACTTTTGTAATTGTCATGAAAATCACCAACAAGTGAAAACTACTTACTATCACAGAGATTTATCTATTGTCATCAAATGCAACAAGTCAACTAACACAAAGTGTACAATTGTACTTATTTTTATTGTTGCACAATAGACTTAATAGCACTTTCCCATACTGtgctaaaaaaattattacccctggcatggacctaataggtacaacggccctttatacttcttcaactacctgggagcatacaatccagcGAAGTCTCTAAGTGCATATACAGTAATAAAGCATTCAcactgcaacctctatcctaccaggtcctcaattattgagttgactgaggcacagtcatggttcaaaccATGGTAAGGCTCAAAGCTGCAACCTGTAGACTCCCAGCCTGTCACTCTAactattcaaccatcatgactccgcTAACAGATGTAAATGTGGCCAGTCAGCAGAAACTGTGTGGTAAAAACGAATACTTACTGCTACATCACTACCACTATCATATATACCAGTTGACAGTAATGCATCTCTACTGCCAGCCCCACTTGGCATTTGTCTCTGAAATGACACATAAATAAAATGGTTCAAGTATGAAACTTActcaaatttcatgaaaaagcCTGCTCATGGTGTTAAACTAGTCAAAGACTTAAGTCATTTTAATACTGAATAACTACTCATACTTCTTTGTTCAACTGATTACTTGAGCGAGAAAAAATTGACATTGGAAAACACTAAATTATCACTTTATCAAAGTATGAATACATTGCACTACCTGGTCTCTCGCAAGGTTCCTTATTTCTGTGTTAAGACTTGATCAATACTTTGTGTGAAATGTCTTACTTCAAACAAGATTATTTGTAAAGGAGATGAAGATTTGATTAACATTGATTCAGCTTAAAAATTGCCGAAAgactgtgcatatcatacacattttatgttccccaagaagAGATAAGAAACTGGCTTCCCACAGACCGTTCACTGCAAATATAAACAGCACTACCCAACCCCAactgatagacagacacatacagcatCCTTGCTTGGAACATTAGATTGCATGCtaagattttgacacatacatgtacaaattgaaACTAGCAAGAATTTGAGTCTGCTTACATGGTTCCCCATGGTGACATGTGTGTACACAActacacatacagtgcctgcttgtcagcaggagtgtggtgttgtttatatttgtaatgagtggtctgcaggaagcctgtttctt is part of the Glandiceps talaboti chromosome 2, keGlaTala1.1, whole genome shotgun sequence genome and encodes:
- the LOC144451432 gene encoding vesicle transport through interaction with t-SNAREs homolog 1B-like; the protein is MSSEQFESHEDEFRSLYASLRTTIHDKIPLCSGEERKRLIRQAERQFESAYIVLQELEEELKPAPGSYRIQLLSKVRNYRRDLEKLQRELRQMPSGAGSRDALLSTGIYDSGSDVAAIQASQRARLLQGTETLGRASESIERSHRVAAETDAVGIEIIDELGEQKEQLVRTRDRVHGMDQDLSRSRKILNSMGRRLMTNKLLLGMIILLELGILGAVLYLKLR